In a single window of the Arthrobacter zhangbolii genome:
- a CDS encoding RNA polymerase sigma factor has translation MSPRKTTAVEETDTANKRTAATEAPAAAATKEAASGDKTAAKTARKPSTRKAPTKAATTRKTSAKAAKEAAEEPHDDSVEVEPDAEAVEAADPAADAAPTGSGFVYSDADDDDAPAQQVVSAGATADPVKDYLKQIGKVALLNAEQEVDLALRIEAGLYAEEKLAADPDMDPKLKRELQWVSHDGKRAKNHLLEANLRLVVSLAKRYTGRGMLFLDLIQEGNLGLIRAVEKFDYTKGFKFSTYATWWIRQAITRAMADQARTIRIPVHMVEVINKLARVQRQMLQDLGREPAPEELALELDMTPEKVVEVQKYGREPISLHTPLGEDGDSEFGDLIEDSEAVVPADAVSFTLLQEQLHSVLDTLSEREAGVVAMRFGLTDGQPKTLDEIGKVYGVTRERIRQIESKTMSKLRHPSRSQVLRDYLD, from the coding sequence GTGTCGCCGAGAAAGACAACTGCAGTCGAAGAGACTGACACTGCAAATAAGCGCACTGCCGCAACTGAGGCCCCTGCCGCAGCGGCCACCAAGGAGGCCGCGTCCGGCGATAAGACTGCTGCCAAAACGGCCCGCAAGCCCTCCACCCGGAAGGCGCCGACCAAGGCTGCCACCACGAGGAAGACTTCGGCGAAGGCTGCCAAGGAAGCTGCGGAAGAGCCGCACGACGACTCCGTCGAGGTTGAGCCGGACGCAGAAGCAGTTGAAGCGGCTGACCCCGCCGCGGACGCAGCACCTACGGGCTCGGGATTTGTGTACTCCGATGCCGACGATGATGACGCGCCTGCCCAGCAGGTGGTGTCGGCCGGTGCCACCGCCGACCCCGTCAAGGATTACCTCAAGCAGATCGGCAAGGTTGCCCTGCTGAACGCGGAGCAGGAAGTCGATCTTGCCCTGCGGATCGAAGCCGGCCTGTACGCCGAGGAGAAGCTGGCCGCTGATCCGGACATGGACCCGAAGCTGAAGCGCGAGCTGCAGTGGGTGTCCCACGACGGAAAGCGCGCCAAGAACCACCTGCTTGAAGCAAACCTTCGCCTGGTGGTCTCCCTGGCCAAGCGTTACACCGGCCGCGGCATGCTGTTCCTGGACCTGATCCAGGAAGGCAACCTGGGCCTGATCCGTGCAGTCGAGAAGTTCGACTACACCAAGGGCTTCAAGTTCTCCACCTATGCAACCTGGTGGATCCGCCAGGCAATTACCCGTGCCATGGCGGACCAGGCCCGCACCATCCGTATCCCGGTGCACATGGTGGAAGTCATCAACAAGCTGGCCCGCGTGCAGCGTCAGATGCTTCAGGATCTGGGCCGCGAGCCCGCTCCGGAAGAGCTGGCCCTTGAACTGGATATGACCCCCGAAAAGGTCGTTGAGGTCCAGAAGTACGGCCGCGAGCCGATTTCCCTGCACACCCCGCTGGGCGAAGACGGCGACTCCGAGTTCGGTGACCTCATTGAGGACTCCGAAGCCGTGGTTCCTGCCGACGCCGTCAGCTTCACGCTCCTGCAGGAGCAGCTGCATTCGGTGCTGGACACGCTGTCCGAGCGCGAGGCAGGTGTGGTGGCCATGCGGTTCGGCCTAACCGACGGCCAGCCGAAGACCCTTGACGAGATCGGCAAGGTTTACGGGGTTACCCGTGAGCGCATCCGCCAGATCGAATCCAAGACCATGTCCAAGCTGCGCCACCCGTCGCGGTCCCAGGTCCTCCGGGACTACCTGGACTAA
- a CDS encoding DUF7455 domain-containing protein encodes MTAAVATRELNSLDRCDRCGAQAYVRAVLESSGGELLFCGHHARAVEANLRPLTSEWQDETSRLNEKAPVT; translated from the coding sequence ATGACAGCAGCAGTAGCAACACGTGAGCTGAACAGCCTGGACCGCTGCGACCGTTGCGGCGCACAGGCATACGTACGTGCCGTACTGGAATCCTCCGGCGGGGAACTGCTTTTCTGCGGACACCATGCCCGGGCAGTGGAGGCCAACCTTCGCCCGCTCACCTCGGAATGGCAGGACGAAACGTCCCGCCTGAACGAGAAGGCACCGGTCACGTAG
- a CDS encoding DNA gyrase/topoisomerase IV subunit B, translated as MAPPSSNYTARHLSVLEGLEAVRKRPGMYIGSTDSRGLMHCLWEIIDNSVDEALAGYGQSIKIILHPDGSVEIHDDGRGIPVDIEPKTGLSGVEVVFTKLHAGGKFGGGSYAASGGLHGVGASVVNALSSRLDVQVDRAGKTYQMTFRRGEPGHFADTGKKPGPDAKFSPFLDSSRLEVVGKAKRGVTGTRIRYWADRQIFTPDAKFSYTELQARARQTAFLIPGLRITLRDERRLPGTPGENGPVEEVFHHDGGITEFVEYLAADAPVTDIWRLHGSGKFKESVPVLDETGNSRITEIERECEVDIALRWGIGYETSIRSFVNIIATPKGGTHQTGFEQGLLKTFRKVIEANARKLKAGNDKIEKDDVFAGLTAVLTVRLAEPQFEGQTKEILGTSAVRAIVSKVVEKEITARLNSTARADKAQSSQLLEKVVAEMKSRISARVHKETQRRKNALETSTMPAKLADCRIDDQERSELFIVEGDSALGTAKLARSSDYQALLPIRGKILNVQKASVADMLNNAECAALIQVVGAGSGRSFQLDAARYGKVIFMTDADVDGAHIRTLLLTLFFRYMRPLVDAGRVYAAVPPLHRVEVINPGSKTNEMVYTYSEKELHEVLTRLEKEGKRYKEPIQRYKGLGEMDAGQLAETTMDPRHRTLRRVRIAEAAAAEQAFELLMGSDVAPRKDFIIAGASMLDRDRIDA; from the coding sequence GTGGCGCCCCCAAGCTCGAACTACACCGCCCGGCACCTGTCCGTCCTGGAAGGACTGGAAGCCGTCCGCAAACGTCCGGGCATGTACATCGGCTCCACCGATTCCCGGGGGCTGATGCATTGCCTTTGGGAAATCATCGACAACTCCGTGGACGAGGCGCTGGCAGGGTACGGCCAGAGCATCAAGATCATCCTGCACCCTGACGGTTCCGTGGAGATCCACGACGACGGCCGCGGCATCCCCGTGGACATTGAACCGAAAACCGGGCTTTCCGGCGTCGAAGTGGTGTTCACCAAGCTGCATGCCGGCGGAAAGTTCGGCGGCGGGTCCTACGCCGCCTCAGGCGGTCTGCACGGTGTGGGTGCCAGCGTGGTCAATGCGCTGTCCTCCCGGCTTGACGTCCAGGTGGACCGGGCGGGGAAGACCTACCAAATGACCTTCCGGCGCGGGGAGCCGGGCCACTTCGCAGACACGGGAAAGAAACCGGGTCCGGACGCCAAGTTCTCCCCGTTCCTGGACAGTTCACGGCTGGAAGTGGTCGGCAAAGCCAAACGGGGCGTGACCGGCACGCGCATCCGCTACTGGGCCGACCGGCAGATCTTCACCCCGGATGCCAAATTCTCCTATACCGAGCTGCAGGCCCGGGCACGCCAGACGGCATTCCTTATCCCCGGTCTGCGCATCACCCTGCGGGACGAGCGCCGGCTGCCCGGCACACCCGGAGAAAACGGCCCCGTGGAGGAGGTTTTCCACCACGACGGCGGCATTACCGAGTTTGTGGAATACCTCGCCGCCGACGCCCCGGTCACCGACATCTGGCGCCTGCACGGCTCGGGTAAGTTCAAGGAGTCCGTGCCGGTCCTGGACGAAACGGGCAACAGCCGGATCACCGAGATTGAGCGCGAATGCGAGGTGGACATCGCGCTTCGCTGGGGGATCGGCTATGAGACCAGCATCCGGTCCTTCGTCAACATCATTGCCACGCCCAAGGGGGGCACACACCAGACCGGTTTCGAGCAGGGACTGCTCAAAACCTTCCGAAAAGTGATCGAAGCCAATGCCCGCAAGCTGAAGGCCGGCAATGACAAGATCGAAAAGGACGACGTGTTCGCAGGCCTGACCGCCGTGCTTACCGTCCGGCTGGCCGAGCCGCAGTTCGAAGGCCAGACGAAGGAAATCCTGGGTACCTCGGCCGTACGTGCCATTGTGAGCAAGGTGGTGGAGAAGGAGATCACCGCCCGGCTCAATTCCACCGCACGGGCGGATAAGGCACAGTCCTCCCAGCTGCTGGAAAAGGTGGTGGCGGAGATGAAGTCCCGGATCTCCGCCCGGGTGCACAAGGAAACCCAGCGGCGGAAGAACGCCCTGGAAACCTCCACCATGCCCGCCAAGCTTGCGGACTGCCGGATCGATGACCAGGAACGCTCGGAGCTCTTCATCGTGGAGGGCGACAGCGCCCTCGGAACGGCCAAGCTGGCCCGGTCCTCGGATTACCAGGCGCTGCTGCCGATCCGGGGCAAAATCCTGAACGTGCAGAAAGCCTCCGTGGCGGACATGCTCAACAACGCGGAGTGCGCCGCCCTGATCCAGGTGGTGGGTGCGGGCTCAGGCCGCAGCTTCCAGCTCGACGCCGCGCGCTACGGGAAGGTCATCTTTATGACCGACGCCGACGTGGACGGGGCGCACATCCGCACCCTGCTGCTCACGCTCTTCTTCCGCTACATGCGGCCCCTGGTGGACGCAGGCAGGGTATATGCCGCCGTGCCGCCCCTGCACCGCGTGGAGGTCATCAACCCCGGCAGCAAGACCAATGAGATGGTCTACACCTACAGCGAAAAAGAACTGCACGAGGTGCTCACCCGCCTGGAAAAGGAAGGGAAGCGCTACAAGGAGCCCATCCAGCGCTACAAGGGCCTGGGTGAAATGGACGCGGGGCAGCTGGCTGAAACTACCATGGATCCGCGGCACCGGACCCTGCGAAGGGTGCGGATCGCCGAGGCGGCCGCGGCCGAGCAGGCATTCGAACTGCTGATGGGCAGTGATGTGGCACCGCGCAAGGATTTCATCATCGCCGGTGCCTCCATGCTGGACCGCGACAGGATTGACGCGTAG
- the bsh gene encoding choloylglycine hydrolase gives MCTGIRFTDGSGHLYFARNLDWTSDFGEQVVLTPTGYATKSPFGAVPQIRHAVMGMGIVQEDTPLYFDCGNDAGLAVGGLNFPGYAQYAPGPVEGATNVAAFEFPLWVASQFTTVDEVEAALQNVAIVDRPINDKYPSSLLHWLIADKDRAIVVEYTSEGMQVFHDDVDVLANQPGFNWHHENLRNYLNASPDFPEEVVLNQAHLAPFGSGSLMRGIPGDYYSPSRFVRAAYVNAHYPQKTTEEENVSRAFHTLQQVAMVEGSAAMGSGEFEKTTYTGLFSSRTMTYYWNTYDDPAIQSVAMADHKAQGTDLVIV, from the coding sequence ATGTGCACAGGCATCAGGTTTACAGACGGTAGCGGCCACCTCTATTTCGCACGCAACCTTGATTGGACCAGCGACTTCGGGGAGCAGGTGGTGCTGACGCCCACCGGGTATGCCACGAAGTCGCCGTTTGGGGCTGTACCGCAAATCCGGCACGCCGTCATGGGGATGGGCATCGTGCAGGAGGACACACCGCTCTACTTCGACTGCGGCAATGACGCAGGCCTCGCCGTCGGCGGCCTTAATTTCCCGGGGTATGCGCAGTACGCGCCGGGGCCGGTTGAGGGTGCGACGAATGTTGCGGCGTTTGAGTTCCCGCTCTGGGTTGCCTCGCAGTTCACCACCGTAGACGAGGTTGAAGCCGCGCTGCAGAACGTCGCGATTGTCGACAGGCCGATCAATGACAAGTATCCGAGTTCTCTGCTGCACTGGCTGATTGCCGATAAGGACCGCGCCATTGTTGTCGAATACACGAGCGAGGGCATGCAGGTCTTCCATGACGACGTCGACGTCCTGGCAAACCAGCCCGGTTTCAACTGGCACCACGAGAACCTCCGCAATTACCTCAACGCGTCTCCCGACTTCCCGGAAGAGGTGGTGCTCAATCAGGCGCATCTGGCGCCGTTTGGGTCCGGCTCGCTCATGCGGGGTATCCCGGGTGACTACTACTCGCCGTCCCGGTTTGTGCGTGCCGCCTACGTCAACGCACATTACCCGCAGAAGACCACCGAGGAGGAGAACGTCAGCCGCGCGTTCCACACCCTGCAGCAGGTCGCGATGGTGGAAGGAAGCGCGGCCATGGGTTCCGGGGAATTCGAGAAGACCACGTACACCGGTCTCTTCTCATCCCGGACCATGACCTACTACTGGAACACCTACGACGATCCGGCGATCCAGAGCGTGGCCATGGCCGACCACAAGGCCCAGGGAACGGACCTGGTGATCGTCTAA
- a CDS encoding M56 family metallopeptidase: MFWTSYALAALALLLAWPVPVLLSRAKWPARSPFTAMVLWQAIALAGGLSMIGAMLTWGLEPLGDNLIDGLQGLWHILVDRAPASTLGLVHVFALSAAALLSVHLVFTLWLTYYRILRGRRRHRDMLNLLSSPSADTPATLVIQHPTPVAYCLPGGARSVTVLSDGLLNMLSPQELSAVLTHERAHLVQHHHLLLWAFAAWRAALPWLPTSLLAQRSVNELIEMLADDQALQQVDREVLVRAVAIVGSGTQPSDASSGNPEHRVPAESPMPLGGPDNLEPLSTAGRLSRLLTPRPPLPYYLRVGILVLAILLLAVPTTLLVAPGLLD, from the coding sequence GTGTTCTGGACCTCGTACGCGCTGGCCGCGCTGGCATTGCTGCTGGCCTGGCCCGTGCCGGTTCTGCTCTCGCGGGCCAAGTGGCCTGCCCGCTCGCCGTTCACTGCCATGGTCCTATGGCAGGCAATAGCCCTCGCCGGCGGACTGTCCATGATCGGCGCCATGCTGACCTGGGGGCTGGAGCCCCTCGGTGACAACCTGATCGACGGCCTGCAGGGCCTGTGGCACATCCTGGTGGACCGCGCTCCGGCAAGCACGCTGGGACTGGTCCATGTTTTTGCCCTCAGCGCTGCCGCCCTGCTCAGCGTGCACCTGGTGTTCACCCTATGGCTTACCTACTACCGCATCCTGCGCGGCCGCCGGCGACACCGCGACATGCTGAACCTGCTCAGCTCTCCTTCCGCGGACACGCCCGCCACCCTTGTTATCCAGCATCCGACGCCGGTGGCGTACTGCCTTCCCGGCGGCGCACGCTCCGTAACCGTCCTGTCTGACGGACTGCTGAACATGCTCTCCCCGCAGGAGCTCTCCGCCGTATTGACACACGAGCGGGCACACCTGGTCCAGCACCACCATCTGCTGTTGTGGGCCTTTGCGGCCTGGCGTGCCGCGCTGCCCTGGCTGCCGACTTCCCTGCTGGCCCAGCGCTCGGTCAACGAACTCATCGAGATGCTCGCGGATGACCAGGCGCTGCAGCAGGTGGACCGGGAGGTCCTGGTTCGTGCCGTGGCTATTGTCGGATCCGGGACACAGCCTTCGGACGCCTCCTCGGGAAACCCGGAGCACCGGGTTCCCGCGGAGTCTCCCATGCCGCTCGGCGGCCCGGACAACCTTGAGCCACTGAGTACCGCCGGACGGCTCAGCCGGCTGTTGACCCCGCGGCCTCCGCTTCCTTACTACCTCCGCGTGGGCATCCTCGTGCTCGCCATCCTCCTGCTCGCCGTGCCGACCACCCTGCTGGTCGCTCCGGGCCTGCTGGACTAA
- a CDS encoding BlaI/MecI/CopY family transcriptional regulator, whose translation MATLGELERAMMDLLWESAEAASANELRELLARREETDSKGLAVTTVLTVLSRLEKKGLVERERDTRPHRYRAVTTRAEHTAELMHEALGTANDREAVLARFVGSVSETEAEMLRRLLGA comes from the coding sequence ATGGCTACGCTCGGTGAACTGGAACGGGCAATGATGGACCTGCTTTGGGAATCAGCCGAGGCAGCATCCGCCAATGAACTTCGCGAGCTGCTTGCCCGGCGCGAAGAAACGGACAGCAAGGGCCTGGCAGTCACCACAGTGCTGACCGTGCTTTCGCGGCTGGAGAAGAAAGGGCTCGTTGAGCGTGAACGGGACACCCGCCCGCACCGCTACCGGGCAGTGACAACACGTGCCGAACATACGGCGGAACTGATGCATGAGGCACTGGGAACCGCGAATGACCGCGAGGCCGTGCTGGCACGGTTTGTCGGCTCCGTCTCCGAGACCGAGGCAGAGATGCTGCGCAGGCTGCTGGGCGCCTGA
- a CDS encoding cytochrome ubiquinol oxidase subunit I: protein MEALDIARWQFGITTVYHFLMVPLTIGLGLVVAALQTAWVRTGKEEYLRMTKFWGKLFLINFILGLATGLVQEFQFGMAWSEYSRFVGDVFGAPLALESLLAFFTESVFLGLWIFGWKRLPKKVHLATIWITTLASMLSAYFILAANSWMQHPVGVEMVDGRPVMNDIWAVLTNNTLLVAFPHTIFGAFAVAGGFLLGIAWYHLWKRRRDGIDTVDDRGYVVVGERPETGRDKTDHAVWLRSLRIGAAVAVVAFAGVAVSGDLQGKLMFEQQPMKMAAAEAACHDGTGFSVLSIGDPGAVNCEDVDTLIEIPGMLSFLANGDFDTEIRGVNTLLEEYADAYGTHLPDDEMYGTNAGAEIDYTPNFAVTYWGFRIMIGFGGIAAVAAAFALWVVRKGTVPESKWLMRLAVFGILAPFGANSAGWIFTEMGRQPFVVAPNPTGVDGVFMFTAAAVSPGVNIGELLFSVSAFTLVYLALLIVEVRLLFKFVRGGVPAAMPGLLHGDDDEGSSGGLDSAGGDPDGGPEKKKDDVLDFAY from the coding sequence GTGGAAGCACTGGATATTGCCCGGTGGCAGTTCGGCATCACCACCGTTTACCACTTCCTCATGGTGCCGCTCACTATTGGCCTGGGCCTGGTCGTGGCAGCGTTGCAGACCGCCTGGGTGCGTACGGGTAAAGAGGAATACCTCAGGATGACGAAGTTCTGGGGCAAGCTCTTCCTCATCAACTTCATCCTCGGCCTGGCTACCGGGCTCGTGCAGGAATTCCAGTTCGGTATGGCCTGGAGCGAGTACAGCCGGTTCGTCGGCGACGTGTTCGGTGCCCCCCTGGCACTGGAATCCCTGCTGGCCTTCTTCACTGAGTCGGTGTTCCTGGGGCTGTGGATCTTCGGCTGGAAACGGCTGCCGAAGAAGGTTCACCTGGCCACCATCTGGATCACCACCCTGGCCTCGATGCTCTCGGCCTACTTCATCCTGGCCGCGAACTCCTGGATGCAGCACCCCGTGGGCGTGGAGATGGTGGACGGACGTCCGGTCATGAATGACATCTGGGCTGTCCTGACGAACAACACCCTGCTGGTTGCCTTCCCCCACACCATCTTCGGCGCGTTCGCCGTCGCGGGCGGGTTCCTGCTCGGCATCGCCTGGTACCACCTCTGGAAGCGGCGCCGCGACGGCATCGACACCGTGGATGACCGCGGCTACGTGGTGGTGGGGGAGCGCCCCGAAACCGGCCGTGACAAGACCGACCACGCTGTCTGGCTGCGTTCCCTGCGCATTGGTGCCGCCGTCGCCGTAGTGGCCTTTGCCGGCGTCGCGGTCAGCGGTGACCTGCAGGGCAAGCTGATGTTTGAACAGCAGCCGATGAAGATGGCTGCCGCTGAAGCCGCCTGCCATGACGGCACCGGATTCTCCGTCCTGTCCATCGGCGACCCCGGCGCCGTGAACTGCGAAGACGTGGACACGCTGATCGAGATCCCGGGCATGCTTTCCTTCCTTGCCAACGGAGATTTCGATACCGAAATCCGCGGCGTGAACACCCTTCTGGAGGAGTACGCGGACGCCTACGGCACCCATCTGCCGGACGATGAAATGTACGGCACCAACGCCGGCGCCGAAATCGACTACACCCCGAACTTCGCTGTGACCTACTGGGGCTTCCGGATCATGATCGGGTTCGGCGGGATCGCAGCCGTGGCCGCGGCCTTCGCCCTCTGGGTGGTCCGCAAGGGCACCGTGCCCGAGTCCAAGTGGCTCATGCGGCTGGCCGTCTTCGGCATCCTGGCACCCTTCGGCGCCAACTCCGCCGGCTGGATCTTCACCGAAATGGGCCGCCAGCCCTTTGTGGTGGCACCGAACCCCACCGGAGTGGACGGCGTCTTTATGTTCACCGCAGCTGCGGTCTCACCGGGCGTAAACATCGGCGAGCTGCTCTTCTCCGTCAGCGCCTTCACCCTGGTGTACCTGGCACTGCTGATCGTTGAGGTGCGCCTGCTCTTCAAGTTCGTGCGCGGCGGCGTTCCCGCAGCCATGCCGGGCCTGCTGCACGGGGACGACGACGAGGGCAGCAGCGGCGGCCTGGACTCGGCCGGCGGCGATCCCGACGGCGGCCCCGAAAAGAAGAAGGACGATGTCCTCGACTTCGCCTATTGA
- the cydB gene encoding cytochrome d ubiquinol oxidase subunit II has translation MSLPLFWFIVIAFLWIGYLFLEGFDLGVGMLMKLMARNEKERRVLLNTIGPVWDGNEVWLITVGAMTFAAFPMWYASLFSALYIPLVLVLMGLIFRAVSIEYRGKHDSDSWRNRWDWGLALGSLVAAFGVGAALGLTTTGLPLNENGDRVGGAFAWLTPYAVLGGVAVVAFCLVHACAFLMLKTDGEIRDRARRAVLRWLPLGILPLAAWAIIVQFMNAKVATLPLLVVAVVGALLAWIFARRGKDGATFVSLALFLVAGAVTIFASMYPVVLPSTLDAAWNLTVENASASPYALKVMSWVALFGLPVVVLYQGWTYWVFRKRVTAESIPAPHSFNAQ, from the coding sequence ATGTCGCTACCGTTGTTCTGGTTCATAGTGATCGCCTTTCTTTGGATCGGATACCTCTTCCTCGAGGGATTCGACCTGGGCGTGGGCATGCTCATGAAATTGATGGCCCGCAATGAGAAAGAGCGCCGGGTCCTGCTCAACACCATCGGACCCGTGTGGGACGGCAACGAGGTATGGCTGATCACCGTTGGCGCCATGACCTTTGCCGCCTTCCCCATGTGGTATGCCTCCCTGTTTTCGGCGCTGTACATTCCGCTGGTCCTGGTGCTGATGGGACTGATCTTCCGCGCGGTATCCATCGAGTACCGCGGCAAGCATGACAGCGACTCCTGGCGGAACCGCTGGGACTGGGGCCTGGCACTGGGCTCCCTCGTTGCCGCCTTTGGTGTTGGCGCGGCCCTGGGCCTGACCACTACCGGCCTGCCGCTGAATGAAAACGGTGACCGCGTAGGCGGGGCCTTCGCCTGGCTGACGCCGTATGCCGTCCTCGGCGGCGTCGCCGTGGTGGCGTTCTGCCTCGTACATGCCTGCGCCTTCCTGATGCTGAAGACCGACGGCGAGATCCGCGACCGCGCCCGCAGGGCAGTGCTTCGCTGGCTGCCCCTGGGCATCCTCCCGCTGGCCGCCTGGGCCATCATTGTCCAGTTCATGAATGCCAAGGTGGCAACCCTGCCGCTCCTCGTCGTTGCCGTGGTGGGTGCGCTCCTGGCCTGGATCTTTGCCCGCCGGGGCAAGGACGGGGCAACCTTCGTCAGCCTGGCCCTCTTCCTGGTGGCCGGCGCGGTTACCATCTTCGCGTCCATGTACCCGGTGGTGCTGCCCTCCACCCTGGACGCCGCATGGAACCTGACGGTGGAGAACGCCTCGGCATCCCCGTACGCCCTGAAGGTCATGAGCTGGGTGGCCCTGTTCGGCCTGCCGGTTGTAGTGCTCTACCAGGGCTGGACCTACTGGGTCTTCCGGAAGCGCGTCACCGCCGAGTCCATCCCCGCCCCCCACTCGTTTAACGCCCAGTGA